ACCGTCTCCCGCGACCTGCTGGCGACCCCGTGGTTCGGGGCGACGCTCGTCATGAGCGCCGCCTGGGGGATCGGGCTACTCATCCACCTGGTCGGCGTGGTCCTCGGCCGCGGCTGGGAGGATTGAGGCATGAATCCGACGCATCCGGGCGAGAACGAAGAGTGGATGAGCGGCCGGATCGAGTCGTGGGTCGAGACCTACAAGAAGGCCATGCTCACCCCGGTCATTCTGCGCTTGGTCGCGATTCATCAGCCCGTCACCATTGCCACGCTCCTGGCCGATCTGACTGCCCGTACCGGATGGCAGATCACCGAACGGGGCCTGTATCGCACCGTGAAGCGTCTCCAGGATTCCGGCTTCCTCACCAGCGACGATGTGGCCGCACCCCGCACCGGGGCCAAGCGCAAAGAGCTCGCCCTGTCAGATCTCGGCGCCCGGTTCCTCGAGGGCATCGACGCCAACCTCGTCCAGCTTCCCGAGAACAGTTCCCATTAGAAAGCCGGGCTCATCTCACTCGCCTCTCTCCGGCGCTTCGAGCACGCGCTCGAGCACCGGCCGGGTGACGGAGACGCCCGCGCGGATCAGCAGCAGGCCGAGCAGCAGCACGAGGAGGATCGCGAGGCCGAAGAGCGGTGCGACGATCACCGCGACGGCCACGATGAAGAAGGTCACGGCCACAGCAGCGACCGCCGAGCCGATCACCGCGATGTTCGCGCATGTCATGACCCGTAGACGGCGCATCCGATCGATCTCTGATCGGGGCATGCCGATCCGGTCGAGCGCCACGTGGAGCTCGCGATTCTCCAGGATCGCGGCGGTCTGCGTGATCGCGACCTGGCACGCGACCACGAGAAATGAGACTCCGACGAGGGCGAGCAGCATCGTGCGCGCGTCGGCGAACATCAGCAGCTGATCCCGAGTCATCACCTGCCGACTGGCGCTGCGGCTGATCGTGTCGAGGCACCCCAGCAGCGAACCCGCCGGGATCAGGATGAACGTCGCCAGGGCCAGCGCTGAGACGCTGCGCCATGCAGCCCGGGGGTCGTCTTGGATGCCGCGCACGGCGACGAGTCTCGCCGGGTCGGAGGTCCGGGCGCCCATCCGTCGGGAGACGGATGCGAGAACGAACGGCCCGGCGACGCCGAGCACGGCCATCACCGCCAGCACGACCGCGGTCAGTGCGCCGAGGAGCACGATCACGCCCCATCCCGGCGACATCAGCTGCGTGACGAGCACCGCGGCGCCGAGCACCACGAGCGCGATGACGACACGGAACCGGCTCATCCGCGGCGCGTCCTGACGCGTGCGCACCCCGAGCGGCGAGAGCACGACCCGGCGCAGCCCGAGCATCGCGCTCAGCGCCGCGATCAGCACGAGCGCGGGAGGGATCGCGGCCGCCAGCCACCAGGGCGGCCACAGCTCCGAGGCACGCAGGCTTTCGCCGTGCACGGGGAGCAGGGCGAGCGCGAACGGCAGCAGCGCGGAGAGCGCTGTGCCGATGAGGACGCCGAGGCCGGCGATGACCGTGACTTCGGCGACGGCCAGACGGCGCACCCGCCCGGCACCGACCCCGAGCAGCCGCAGCGTCGCGAGCCGGTCGTCGCGGCTGCGCGCGGCGAGTCTGGCGGTCCCGGTGCCGAGCGTGATCAGCGGCACGACGAGCAGCGCGACGAGCCCGAACGCGAGCACCCGGTACCCGATCTCGTCGGTAGCGGCGTTCCAGAACGCGAAGGCGAGCATCGCGACGGCGAACGCGAGCAGGGCGGTGACGCCGGACGCGAAGATCTGCAGCCCGGTGATCGCCGCCGAGGCGCGATGCGGGCGGATCAGCAGGAGTGCGGCGTGCGGGTTCATGCGTCGGCCTCGATCCGGCCGTCGCGCAGGCGGATGATCCGGTCGCACCGGGACGCGACCTGCGCGTCGTGCGTCACGATCAGCAGTGCGCGTTCGGCCCCGCGCCCCGCCTCGAGCAGCGCGTCCAGCACGTCGGAGGCGGTGTGAGAGTCGAGGGCGCCGGTCGGTTCGTCGGCGAAGATCAGGCTCGGGGCGGTGACGAGGGCCCTGGCGATCGCGACGCGCTGCGCCTGGCCGCCGGAGAGCTGCCCGATCCGACGACCGCCGAGACCGGCGAGCCCCAGCCGTCCGAGCTCGGCGTCGGCGCGTTCGCCTGCCGCGGCGCGGGAGGCTCCCGCGAGCAGCAGCGGCAGCATGACGTTCTCCGCCGCGGTGAGCTCGGGCAGCAGCATCCCCTGCTGGAATACGAAACCGAAACGCCGCAGCCGGAACGACGACCGCGAGTCCTCTGAGAGGGCGGCCAGGTCGTCGCAGCCGCTGCCGTCGGGGCGGCTCAGGATCACGGTGCCGCTGTCGGCGGGAAGGATCCCGGCGAGGACGTGCAGCAGCGTGGACTTTCCCGATCCGCTCGGCCCCACGATCGCCACCGACTCGCCGGGCGCGACCGTGACATCCGCGTTCCTCAGCGCGTGCGTCTGCCCGAAGGACTTGCTCGCGCCCGTGGCACGCAGCAGCCACCTCGCGGCGGTTTTCACGGCGGCGGGGGTGCGGTCGGTCCCGGTGTTCATCGGAGCCTCTCAACGTTCGGGGCGATTCAGCGGTACTGTTCACGCTAGGGAGCCGCGCCGCGCCGGCGACACCACCCACGGGTGGTACGTCGGAGGCGGCGCAGCGCACGGAGTTCCACCCGCGGGTGGTGGTCGCCTCGGCCTCGCCCCGATACCGTGAAGGCGCGGGATCCAGCGGCGGCCGGGCTTGGCAGTCGTTCGGCGACCGAGGAGCGGCCTACGGGACGACGGAGACACGAGGAGGGACCATGAGAGGCGACGCCACTTTGTTCGATCCCGGTGCGCTCGATGCCGTCGCGCTCGACGAGCCGGTGCTCCGGCGCCCCCGCGTCGTGCGCTGGTTCGCGGCGCGCCCGCGAATCGCCGACGTGCTCGTGATCCTCGCGTGCACCGTCCCCACCCTGGCGGCGCTGATCCTCGTCCCGCCCCCGCACGCCTGGCTCGGCTACCTGTGCGCCGCGGGGGTCGCGGTCGCCTTCTGGTGGCGACGCAGCCATCCCCTCATCGTGCTGCTCGCCGTCGTCGCGCTCGCGACGCTGAACCCGCTCTCGGAAAGGGGTGTGACGACGGCGTTCTTCGAGAGTGCCTTCGCCCTCTACGCGCTCGCGAGCTACTCGCGGCTGCGGACGGCGATCATCGGGTACCTGCTCAGTGAAGGCGTGATCCTCGCCACGGCCGGGCTCGCGATCGTGCTGGGGATCCGCGACGGCTGGCCCGCCGTGGGGCTCCAGCTGGGCTCCCTCGTCGCGCTCGCCCTCGGCATCGCGGTGCGGGCGAGCCGATCGCGCCGCGAGGCGATCGAGGAGCTCGTGACGCTCCGCGAGGACCGCGCCGCGGCCGCCGAGCGGGCGCGCATCACCGCCGAGATGCACGATGTGGTCGCG
This DNA window, taken from Leucobacter tenebrionis, encodes the following:
- a CDS encoding helix-turn-helix domain-containing protein encodes the protein MNPTHPGENEEWMSGRIESWVETYKKAMLTPVILRLVAIHQPVTIATLLADLTARTGWQITERGLYRTVKRLQDSGFLTSDDVAAPRTGAKRKELALSDLGARFLEGIDANLVQLPENSSH
- a CDS encoding FtsX-like permease family protein — translated: MNPHAALLLIRPHRASAAITGLQIFASGVTALLAFAVAMLAFAFWNAATDEIGYRVLAFGLVALLVVPLITLGTGTARLAARSRDDRLATLRLLGVGAGRVRRLAVAEVTVIAGLGVLIGTALSALLPFALALLPVHGESLRASELWPPWWLAAAIPPALVLIAALSAMLGLRRVVLSPLGVRTRQDAPRMSRFRVVIALVVLGAAVLVTQLMSPGWGVIVLLGALTAVVLAVMAVLGVAGPFVLASVSRRMGARTSDPARLVAVRGIQDDPRAAWRSVSALALATFILIPAGSLLGCLDTISRSASRQVMTRDQLLMFADARTMLLALVGVSFLVVACQVAITQTAAILENRELHVALDRIGMPRSEIDRMRRLRVMTCANIAVIGSAVAAVAVTFFIVAVAVIVAPLFGLAILLVLLLGLLLIRAGVSVTRPVLERVLEAPERGE
- a CDS encoding ABC transporter ATP-binding protein, translating into MNTGTDRTPAAVKTAARWLLRATGASKSFGQTHALRNADVTVAPGESVAIVGPSGSGKSTLLHVLAGILPADSGTVILSRPDGSGCDDLAALSEDSRSSFRLRRFGFVFQQGMLLPELTAAENVMLPLLLAGASRAAAGERADAELGRLGLAGLGGRRIGQLSGGQAQRVAIARALVTAPSLIFADEPTGALDSHTASDVLDALLEAGRGAERALLIVTHDAQVASRCDRIIRLRDGRIEADA
- a CDS encoding sensor histidine kinase, coding for MRGDATLFDPGALDAVALDEPVLRRPRVVRWFAARPRIADVLVILACTVPTLAALILVPPPHAWLGYLCAAGVAVAFWWRRSHPLIVLLAVVALATLNPLSERGVTTAFFESAFALYALASYSRLRTAIIGYLLSEGVILATAGLAIVLGIRDGWPAVGLQLGSLVALALGIAVRASRSRREAIEELVTLREDRAAAAERARITAEMHDVVAHSVTVMIALAGGAAAGWEKHPERARTALDQLGSVGARTLEEMQRILRVLRENDAELDRNLETSGHNVPSIEELVEVFRAAGLPVTLTAEGAELADASADPVLQTTVHRIVQEALTNALRHAGDATFVAVEVAHADGRIIVSVTDNGSGTKPGSSVGAGVGLRAMRERAAAFGGEFSAGPIPSRDDAPGRGWRTRVSLPVSLSREEGAA